In Notamacropus eugenii isolate mMacEug1 chromosome 1, mMacEug1.pri_v2, whole genome shotgun sequence, one genomic interval encodes:
- the KIF16B gene encoding kinesin-like protein KIF16B isoform X10, with amino-acid sequence MFRFNHPKEAAKLREKRKSGLLSSFSLSMTDLSKSCENLSAVMLYNPGSLFPVKGPICLRLEFERQQREELEKLENKRKLIEEMEEKQKSDKAKLEQMQQEVESQRKETEIVQRQIRKQEESLKRRSFHIESRLKDLLAEKEKFEEERLREQQEIELQKKRQEEESFLKVKEELQRLQELHNNEKAEKIQIFRELDRLKREKDEQCAKLELEKKRLNEQEKEQLMLVAHLEEEVREKQDIIQLLKRGDVQRLEEEIRDLEEIRGCLLKFKEGRSEGEENGEELEKAQLNFLNFKRRQLAELTSLEKDLVHQRDLLEKEVADEWEILEHSTGATEHLNLLRVNDETLLKATQVAQDLEKIKPTEYRLQYKKRLLQYLTQNHLPVLLEEKQRAFEVLDRGLLGLDNTLYQVEKEREEKEEQLAQYRANANQLQKLQATFEFTANIARQEEKVRKKEKEILESREKQQREALERAVAELERRHTALQRRSTLDVEIGEQKQRLATLCSNNSEQSGLRASLECEQKALEQDRERLEWEIQQLKQKLCEAEGVHKGRQGILVENQSHSSPPVNTAKSPPHLLPLADDRLNAYIEEEVQRRLQNVHPRTGDSNMCFSQSTEMRKDNEKLHNGTIQRKLKYEKGQSWTLHYVAPLRPRSDTNSSIIIREEVNQVDPKKEESHSVTWSISASTNSSLVSKGRTCQERNQYSEQEFSYEINCKLDCPVSTGVFDQDYCHQNYHLDFLQTNKGSTDCLQDKIENLNYSRYMAMTGEDAFSSRTESNWTFLQHRSNTASLERNDEQTRQSNMCCSFLSESVSSEKSLSQADSQEFTAPLPVCEQHLEKETHITKQSLLKFTLPPTNVRTNILPGLEYFYSKFSNIYKDTRSHLLQNSTKMFNQARHMSSLHDPSSMTSQVTTLIRNLPVLRNLPLAMSWKSYTRWSDPSPLNEAQIVMSDKDQLEKCLQTQKPMHYMGPAFSLTANLQSSSQSSVFQRICDSGRNCFTFRQTLVQFSAELLRLQELSLEDLLKCMTCCLAELWDKVDELKGVYWLAIANCKEPDPQPACLILCSSALYVFLLSNDCPDSLDIFQILPLTVLREIQIGFGGQCVRLLGSAEDHFLTLFSYNKNFTQQICHDLLSPLMSVSDSATCFNHPLLREDLVQLSLDWRTEVSDLVLTSGVRVTSKFQNTLVDITYLLHGNMESNIPSLAEVQLLLYTTVKVESDSGQASCKSLVLLNTHIGLVREDCVFYPLTLSPRISPRCSQFEVFKLHALNEFRCVVADQKNLLKVKLVFFKKHKIASDSRIVFSGHQLSISPSYVVDSPNDPSEVWNLTFNSQDEALWLIRYLTRF; translated from the exons CAGTCTTTTTCCTGTTAAAGGACCGATCTGTTTAAG gCTTGAATTTGAGAGGCAACAGCGTGAGGagctggaaaaattagaaaataaaag GAAACtcattgaagaaatggaagaaaaacaaaaatcagataAAGCAAAATTAGAACAAATGCAACAAGAGGTGGAGTCACAACGGAAGGAAACGGAAATAGTACAGAGACAGATCCGGAAACAGGAGGAGAGCTTGAAACGCCGTAGCTTTCATATTGAGAGTCGACTCAAAGATTTGctagctgaaaaagaaaaatttgaagagGAACGGCTCAGAGAGCAGCAGGAGATAGAGCTTCAGAAGAAAAGGCAAGAAGAAGAGAGCTTTCTCAAGGTCAAGGAAGAACTCCAGCGGCTGCAAGAGCTTCACAACAATGAAAAGGCCGAGAAGATACAGATATTCCGAGAACTTGACAGacttaaaagggaaaaagatgaaCAGTGTGCCAAGCttgaactagaaaaaaagagaCTCAATGAACAGGAAAAAGAGCAGTTGATGCTTGTTGCCCATCTCGAAGAAGAAGTCAGGGAGAAACAAGATATAATACAACTCCTAAAGCGTGGCGATGTCCAGAGGCTGGAAGAAGAGATAAGGGACCTTGAAGAAATCAGAGGGTGTCTTTTGAAATTTAAAGAAGGCCGATCTGAGGGGGAAGAAAATGGTGAAGAATTAGAGAAAGCACAGCTTAATTTCCTGAACTTCAAGAGAAGGCAACTTGCAGAGTTGACTAGTTTGGAGAAGGACCTAGTTCACCAACGGGATCTCCTTGAAAAAGAAGTGGCAGATGAATGGGAAATTCTAGAGCATTCAACAGGTGCTACTGAACATTTAAATTTGCTCAGAGTAAATGATGAAACTCTCTTGAAGGCAACACAGGTGGCCCAAGACTTGGAGAAAATAAAGCCAACAGAATACAGACTGCAGTATAAAAAACGTCTGCTTCAGTACCTTACACAGAATCATCTGCCAGTTTTGTTGGAAGAGAAGCAAAGAGCTTTTGAAGTCCTTGACAGAGGTCTTCTCGGCTTAGACAACACACTTTATCAAgttgagaaagaaagggaagaaaaagaagagcagcTTGCCCAATACAGAGCCAATGCCAACCAGCTGCAGAAGCTCcaagccacatttgaattcacTGCCAACATTGCTCGTCAGGAAGAGAAagttaggaaaaaggaaaaagaaattcttgAATCGAGGGAAAAGCAGCAAAGAGAGGCGCTGGAACGAGCTGTCGCTGAACTGGAAAGGAGACACACTGCACTCCAGCGACGCTCTACTCTGGATGTCGAGATTGGAGAGCAAAAGCAGAGACTGGCCACTCTCTGCAGCAATAACAGTGAGCAGTCGGGTCTCAGGGCTAGTCTAGAATGCGAGCAGAAAGCCTTAGAACAGGACCGAGAACG GTTAGAGTGGGAAATTCAGCAGCTGAAGCAAAAGCTATGTGAAGCTGAAGGTGTTCACAAAGGACGCCAGGGAATCCTGGTAGAGAATCAGTCTCACTCCAGCCCCCCAGTCAATACAGCCAAATCTCCGCCTCATCTGCTTCCACTGGCTGATGATAG GCTTAATGCTTACATTGAAGAAGAAGTGCAGCGGCGTCTGCAGAATGTCCATCCCAGGACTGGAGACAGTAACATGTGTTTCTCCCAGTCTACAGAAATGCGAAAG gATAATGAAAAACTTCACAATGGCACTATTCAGCGTAAGCTAAAGTATGAG AAAGGACAATCTTGGACATTGCACTATGTAGCTCCACTTAGACCCAGAAGTGATACAAATTCTTCCATTATCATTAGAGAAGAAGTAAATCAAGTAGacccaaagaaagaagaaagtcattCAGTAACATGGAGCATATCCGCTTCTACAAATTCCTCACTTGTGTCAAAAGGGAGAACCTGCCAAGAAAGGAACCAGTATTCAGAACAAGAGTTTTCATATGAAATTAATTGTAAACTAGATTGCCCTGTTTCTACTGGTGTTTTTGATCAAGATTATTGCCATCAAAATTATCATCTTGACTTTCTTCAAACAAACAAGGGAAGTACAGATTGTTTGCAAGATAAGATAGAGAATCTCAATTATTCAAGATATATGGCAATGACTGGTGAAGATGCTTTCAGCTCAAGGACCGAATCCAATTGGACCTTCCTGCAGCATAGATCCAATACAGCATCTCTAGAGAGGAATGATGAGCAGACCAGACAGAGCAACATGTGTtgctcatttctttctgaatctGTTTCCAGTGAGAAGAGTCTATCCCAGGCAGATTCCCAGGAGTTCACAGCCCCACTTCCTGTCTGTGAACAGCATCTTGAAAAGGAGACAcacattacaaaacaaagcctCCTGAAGTTCACACTTCCACCTACAAATGTCAGGACAAATATACTCCCTGGCTTGgaatatttttatagcaagttttcTAACATTTATAAAGATACGAGGAGTCACCTCCTCCAAAATAGCACAAAGATGTTCAACCAAGCAAGACATATGAGTAGCCTACATGACCCTAGTAGCATGACCTCCCAAGTAACAACATTAATTAGAAATTTGCCAGTTCTTAGAAACTTGCCTCTGGCGATGTCCTGGAAGTCATACACGAGGTGGTCAGACCCGTCTCCTTTAAATGAAGCTCAAATTGTCATGAGTGACAAGGACCAACTAGAAAAATGTTTGCAAACACAGAAGCCCATGCATTATATGGGCCCAGCCTTCTCATTAACTGCAAATTTGCAAAGTTCTTCTCAAAGTTCTGTTTTCCAGCGAATATGTGACAGTGGCAGAAATTGCTTTACATTCAGGCAGACTCTTGTGCAGTTTTCAGCTGAACTACTGAGACTTCAGGAATTGTCTTTAGAAGATCTACTAAAGTGTATGACCTGTTGCCTTGCTGAACTTTGGGACAAAGTAGATGAATTAAAAGGTGTTTACTGGCTTGCTATTGCTAATTGCAAAGAGCCTGACCCACAGCCAGCCTGTTTGATTCTGTGTAGTTCTGCCTTGTATGTCTTCCTTCTATCAAATGATTGTCCAGACTCCCTAGATATTTTTCAGATTCTTCCCCTTACTGTGCTTCGAGAGATTCAGATTGGTTTTGGAGGACAATGTGTACGACTTCTGGGCTCTGCAGAAGACCACTTTCTCACTCTGTTTAGTTACAACAAAAACTTCACTCAGCAGATATGCCATGACCTACTAAGTCCCTTAATGTCTGTGTCAGATAGTGCTACGTGTTTTAATCATCCTTTGCTCAGGGAAGATTTAGTTCAGCTTTCACTTGATTGGAGAACAGAGGTTTCTGATTTGGTTTTGACAAGCGGAGTGAGAGTGACATCTAAATTCCAAAATACCCTAGTTGATATTACTTACTTACTTCATGGAAACATGGAAAGCAATATTCCCTCCCTGGCAGAGGTTCAGTTACTATTATATACTACAGTCAAAGTAGAGAGTGACTCTGGCCAAGCATCTTGTAAGTCATTAGTTCTTCTTAATACACATATTGGACTTGTGAGAGAAGATTGTGTTTTTTATCCCCTTACACTTTCTCCAAGAATATCTCCTCGATGCTCACAATTTGAGGTGTTTAAGTTACATGCTTTAAATGAATTCAGATGTGTTGTTGCAGACCAGAAAAACTTGTTAAAAGTGAAGCTTGTCTTTTTCAAAAAGCATAAAATTGCATCTGATTCAAGAATTGTTTTTTCTGGACACCAGTTGTCTATTTCCCCATCGTATGTTGTAGATTCCCCAAATGATCCGTCTGAGGTCTGGAACCTAACTTTTAATTCACAAGATGAAGCTCTTTGGCTAATTAGATACTTGACAAGATTCTAG